The proteins below come from a single Asanoa ferruginea genomic window:
- a CDS encoding DUF4352 domain-containing protein → MTYQPPQPPPNYGSGFPPSGGVPHFGQPPVKKRRKTPWIVGGVALLALCCGGVGIAALNSGGDDEPATDTAAVAEGNTKAAPGLNQAARDGKFEFKVSKVKCGAATIGPELLKQEAQGVFCLVDVTVRNIGNKAQLFDGSSQKAFDGDGTEFSHDSAAALYANDGTDVFLEEINPGNRINGTLVYDVPKGTKLTTIELHDSPFSGGVTVRLS, encoded by the coding sequence GTGACCTACCAGCCGCCGCAACCGCCGCCCAACTACGGGTCGGGGTTCCCGCCGTCCGGGGGCGTGCCGCATTTCGGTCAGCCACCCGTGAAGAAGCGCCGCAAGACTCCGTGGATCGTCGGTGGCGTCGCCCTGCTCGCGCTCTGCTGCGGCGGTGTCGGGATCGCCGCGTTGAACTCCGGCGGCGACGACGAGCCGGCCACGGACACGGCGGCCGTCGCCGAGGGAAACACCAAGGCCGCGCCCGGCCTCAACCAGGCCGCCCGCGACGGCAAGTTCGAGTTCAAGGTCTCCAAGGTCAAGTGTGGCGCGGCCACGATCGGGCCCGAACTGCTCAAGCAGGAGGCGCAGGGCGTGTTCTGCCTCGTCGATGTGACCGTCCGCAACATCGGCAACAAGGCGCAGCTGTTCGACGGCTCGTCGCAGAAGGCGTTCGACGGCGACGGCACCGAGTTCTCGCACGACAGCGCCGCGGCGCTCTACGCCAACGACGGCACCGACGTCTTCCTCGAGGAGATCAACCCCGGGAACCGCATCAACGGCACCCTGGTGTACGACGTTCCGAAGGGGACCAAGCTGACCACGATCGAACTGCACGACTCCCCCTTCTCCGGCGGGGTGACGGTGCGGCTGTCGTGA